The following are from one region of the Hemitrygon akajei chromosome 6, sHemAka1.3, whole genome shotgun sequence genome:
- the LOC140728738 gene encoding uncharacterized protein, with amino-acid sequence MQGRSGGHCRTGTALGSDSTRQRHMDYNSRVQLPDGSLHNLVIYSDQGVEIGKISRLVMSGCPQNLHSEMARNGGAPEDPTRRNGHRGRRGSKRSGACACSQEFQSGSGPACDAEDPGLAHQGPLCFAPCPTRHAKPLHSSSASGSVRHSPPGSAKDTGSPQSPTSPWSVQHSQLSQSYSASINHTRSQPSASESQRQSEASQSRSASGSVRHTRSSRSPSASGSVRQTTSRQNSSPSGSRKHAGTSPSPSASGSRRQSEASNSTFHSFRHTELTHSIPGPMRSSVKSPPHFSPGPERHGQLARARAKSGPRQEKETPRSGSSPGPMTHAHTSQSRSSPTQSQHAKTSSSHASSSQVKNGNAPHSHSGPGVARHIKANGTLFNSGQISHLINTSLDSMRHIDMSHYHTISNLTHIPERYQYPPSPDSMNQASPVHYPPSPDSMDQASPVHYHPSNDKVSLVSTYGSDSVRLIETAKGRSGFGTKGDSSQFHSSSRNHTETPVSPSTSVRVDVDEKSPPSSGSDPTSYPSAPLAPLASRLITHPEMPPSPSSMCLQWLPESSLPPSGPCPTWQGAVSPPPSCTSPKRLPPSPPSGPSPTWYVEPIPDSFVKYTEECPSRSVSDPKRHCSAPPPFSSSDPLRNTAADPPPSASDPIKHPPSSLPPSGSNPKQNVEPISPSTSSGPTRNPLISLSGSSPIKKTQSAPPSSNCSPIRHIEQTSPSPADAVRHSSASPPSSSSLPIRHTETLPFPSNPGAVRHSATSPIPSMSNPIRHTDILPFPSNPGAVRHIAKSPTPIISDPIRHPKALPYPSSSGAERHTATSPVPSISDLLMSAKALPPPCNSGVASHSEASPASFSISPAVQPKRPLCLTIPSFASHSHSSPGSKGETAMSRSLLALEPVKCSNTSHSHCSPKTTRASEVHLSSAAKCPQIPPGIPHPEKCSHSAQSPFRPDLLMCPLSLLCDVRCCNTSDSHSDPDLTRCAETAASPSSHPPVKSRGTIQAAPVSMNCSNASHSHSNLGAVRHNGTPGLPPGPTPPSGPVRCSNPFHSHSKLSPTKYAETSGPTPLAGPVRSPVTSQSSLHPVKCSNTSHSHSCLGQKGNNEPPEHQSILDPVKCPVRPQSHSASHLIRCSNTSHSHFNLMPMSDTETPSHLSLSGPLTYPGISHSATSSVRCSNVARPSTTGQVRSSYPVQCSVRCSNMSHSHSRLGRIE; translated from the coding sequence ATGCAAGGCAGATCAGGAGGGCATTGCCGAACTGGCACAGCTTTGGGCAGTGACTCTACCAGACAACGACACATGGATTACAATTCCAGGGTTCAGCTCCCAGATGGCAGCCTCCACAACCTGGTCATTTATTCTGATCAGGGAGTCGAGATTGGAAAGATCTCCAGACTCGTGATGTCGGGCTGCCCCCAGAACTTGCATTCAGAAATGGCCAGAAACGGCGGAGCGCCAGAAGATCCGACAAGGAGGAACGGTCACCGCGGAAGGAGGGGATCAAAGAGGAGCGGAGCGTGCGCCTGCAGTCAGGAATTTCAGTCTGGCTCGGGCCCTGCCTGCGACGCTGAGGATCCAGGATTAGCTCATCAGGGGCCGCTGTGTTTTGCCCCTTGCCCAACAAGGCACGCTAAGCCATTACATTCCTCCTCTGCCTCTGGGTCAGTGAGGCACTCTCCACCAGGTTCAGCTAAGGACACTGGATCTCCGCAGTCCCCCACTTCCCCTTGGTCAGTACAACACTCCCAATTATCTCAGTCCTATTCTGCCTCAATAAACCACACCAGATCACAGCCTTCTGCCTCGGAGTCACAAAGACAGTCAGAAGCATCCCAGTCACGTTCTGCGTCTGGTTCAGTAAGGCACACCAGATCGTCTCGGTCCCCTTCTGCCTCTGGGTCAGTAAGGCAAACCACTTCACGTCAGAATTCCTCTCCCTCTGGTTCAAGGAAACACGCTGGAACGTCTCCGTCCCCGTCTGCCTCCGGGTCACGAAGGCAGTCGGAAGCATCGAACTCCACCTTCCACTCATTTCGGCACACTGAACTAACCCACTCCATCCCCGGTCCAATGAGGTCGTCTGTAAAATCTCCACCTCACTTTAGCCCCGGCCCTGAGAGGCATGGTCAACTGGCCCGGGCCCGCGCCAAATCTGGTCCGAGACAAGAGAAGGAAACACCCCGGTCTGGCTCTAGCCCCGGCCCGATGACGCATGCTCACACTTCCCAATCCCGCTCTAGTCCCACTCAGTCACAGCACGCCAAAACAAGCAGCTCTCATGCCAGCTCCAGTCAAGTAAAGAATGGCAACGCCCCTCATTCTCACTCAGGCCCTGGTGTGGCAAGGCACATCAAAGCAAACGGGACTCTCTTTAACTCTGGCCAAATTAGTCACCTAATAAACACCAGCCTTGATTCAATGAGACACATTGACATGTCTCATTATCACACCATCTCAAATCTAACTCATATCCCTGAAAGGTATCAATACCCTCCCAGCCCTGATTCAATGAACCAGGCCAGCCCGGTTCATTACCCTCCCAGCCCTGATTCAATGGACCAGGCCAGCCCGGTTCATTACCATCCCAGCAATGATAAAGTAAGCCTAGTTTCCACATATGGGTCTGATTCTGTCAGACTAATTGAGACTGCTAAAGGTCGTTCTGGCTTTGGCACCAAAGGTGATTCATCTCAATTCCACTCTTCCTCAAGAAACCACACAGAAACACCTGTGTCTCCTTCCACCTCTGTCCGAGTAGATGTTGATGAAAAATCACCACCTTCCTCTGGTTCTGATCCAACAAGTTACCCCTCAGCACCTCTAGCTCCCCTTGCCTCTCGTCTAATAACACATCCTGAAatgcctccctctccctctagcATGTGTCTACAATGGCTTCCTGAGTCATCCCTGCCTCCCTCTGGTCCTTGTCCAACATGGCAAGGTGCAGTATCTCCACCTCCTTCTTGTACCAGTCCAAAAAGACTTCCTCCTTCGCCTCCCTCTGGCCCAAGTCCAACGTGGTACGTAGAGCCAATTCCAGATTCCTTTGTAAAGTATACCGAGGAATGTCCATctcgctctgtgtctgatccaaAAAGACATTGTTCAGCACCTCCACCTTTCTCCAGCTCAGACCCGTTGAGAAACACTGCAGCTGACCCACCTCCCTCTGCCTCTGATCCAATAAAGCACCCCCCGTCATCTCTACCTCCCTCCGGCTCAAACCCAAAACAGAATGTTGAACCAATTTCACCTTCCACCAGCTCTGGTCCAACACGAAATCCTTTAATTTCTCTCTCTGGTTCCAGCCCAATAAAGAAAACTCAGTCTGCTCCCCCTTCCTCTAACTGTAGTCCAATAAGGCACATTGAACAAACTTCTCCCTCTCCCGCTGATGCAGTGAGACACTCTTCAGCATCTCCACCTTCCTCGAGCTCACTTCCAATAAGGCACACTGAAACCCTTCCATTCCCCTCTAACCCTGGAGCTGTAAGACATTCTGCAACGTCTCCCATTCCCAGTATGTCCAATCCAATAAGGCACACTGACATTCTTCCATTCCCCTCTAACCCTGGAGCTGTAAGACACATTGCAAAATCTCCTACTCCTATTATCTCTGATCCAATAAGGCACCCCAAAGCCCTTCCATATCCCTCTAGTTCTGGAGCTGAACGACACACTGCGACGTCTCCTGTTCCTAGTATCTCTGATTTATTAATGTCCGCCAAAGCCCTTCCACCCCCCTGTAATTCTGGAGTTGCGAGTCATTCTGAAGCATCACCAGCGTCCTTTAGCATTTCTCCAGCAGTGCAACCCAAAAGACCTTTGTGTCTCACTATCCCCAGTTTTGCATCTCACTCTCACTCGAGCCCTGGTTCAAAAGGGGAGACTGCGATGTCACGGTCCCTACTTGCACTCGAGCCAGTCAAGTGTTCAAACACGTCTCATTCTCACTGTAGTCCTAAGACTACAAGAGCCTCTGAAGTACATCTCTCCAGTGCGGCGAAATGCCCACAAATACCTCCTGGTATCCCACACCCAGAAAAATGTTCCCACTCAGCCCAGTCTCCCTTTAGACCAGATCTGCTAATGTGCCCTCTTTCTCTTCTCTGTGATGTAAGGTGTTGTAATACATCTGATTCTCACTCTGATCCTGACCTAACAAGGTGTGCAGAAACAGCCGCGAGCCCTTCATCCCATCCCCCAGTGAAATCCCGAGGAACAATTCAAGCTGCCCCAGTTTCCATGAATTGTTCCAATGCATCTCATTCGCATTCTAACCTTGGTGCAGTAAGACACAATGGGACACCCGGCCTTCCCCCTGGCCCCACACCACCCTCAGGACCGGTTAGGTGCTCCAACCCCTTTCATTCTCATTCCAAGCTCAGTCCAACAAAGTACGCTGAGACATCTGGGCCGACCCCTCTCGCTGGTCCTGTGAGGAGCCCAGTTACTTCGCAGTCTTCTCTACACCCGGTAAAATGCTCCAACACATCTCATTCTCACTCCTGTCTTGGTCAAAAGGGAAATAATGAGCCCCCTGAGCATCAGTCCATCCTCGATCCAGTGAAGTGCCCTGTTAGACCACAGTCTCATTCTGCCTCACATCTGATAAGATGTTCCAACACATCCCACTCTCACTTCAACCTCATGCCAATGAGCGACACCGAAACACCCAGCCATCTCTCCCTTTCTGGTCCGTTGACCTACCCAGGAATATCGCACTCTGCTACATCTTCAGTGAGATGTTCGAACGTTGCACGACCCTCCACAACTGGTCAAGTAAGGTCTTCTTACCCTGTTCAATGTTCTGTGAGATGTTCAAATATGTCTCATTCTCACTCTCGTCTTGGTCGAATAGAATAA